The proteins below come from a single Geobacillus thermoleovorans genomic window:
- the flhF gene encoding flagellar biosynthesis protein FlhF has translation MKVKKFVAPSMNEAMKMVRAELGRDAVILHSKVVQTGGFFGLFAKKKIEVLAGVDPDPLPPRQPDAAASLTRQPSAAASLTRQPSAASFAPLPAAEREEDGSLAREIEEVKALIRQFNARSSSLLYPPPLAEAERRLVRQGMADVYVRQVMDRLLERWYADKDSRSPAAVSAWTKEAVRDLLSTLPFVKTAEQKKYMILLGPTGVGKTTTLAKMAGRAVLEQGKKVGFITADTYRIAAIDQLKTYADILHAPLEVCYNADDFRTAKRKLAGCDLVFVDTAGRNFRNPQYVDELQQTLEFDSETETFLVFAATGKYDDMKMIYNHFSRLPIDRLIVTKLDETDSFGTIVNVLLDSRLAAAYFTNGQNVPDDMVEASADRLVHLLFGAERW, from the coding sequence ATGAAAGTGAAAAAATTTGTCGCCCCGTCCATGAACGAAGCGATGAAAATGGTTCGCGCCGAACTTGGCCGCGACGCCGTCATTTTGCACTCGAAAGTCGTGCAGACCGGCGGATTTTTCGGTCTGTTTGCGAAAAAAAAGATCGAAGTGTTGGCCGGCGTTGATCCGGATCCACTGCCGCCGCGTCAGCCGGATGCCGCCGCGTCTTTGACGCGTCAGCCGAGTGCCGCCGCGTCTTTGACGCGTCAGCCGAGTGCTGCGTCCTTTGCCCCTTTGCCGGCGGCCGAGCGGGAGGAAGACGGCTCGCTTGCCCGTGAGATCGAGGAAGTCAAGGCGCTCATCCGTCAGTTCAACGCCCGCTCGTCTTCGCTTTTGTATCCTCCGCCGCTTGCGGAAGCGGAACGGCGCCTCGTTCGGCAAGGGATGGCGGATGTGTACGTCCGCCAAGTGATGGATCGCCTGCTTGAACGGTGGTATGCCGACAAAGACAGCCGGTCGCCCGCTGCGGTCTCCGCCTGGACGAAAGAAGCGGTGCGCGATCTATTGTCGACGCTTCCGTTTGTCAAAACGGCGGAGCAAAAAAAGTATATGATTTTGCTTGGTCCGACCGGGGTTGGAAAAACGACGACGCTCGCCAAAATGGCAGGGCGCGCCGTCCTCGAGCAAGGGAAAAAAGTCGGGTTCATCACGGCCGACACGTACCGGATCGCCGCCATCGACCAACTGAAGACGTATGCCGACATTTTGCACGCTCCGTTGGAAGTATGCTACAATGCCGACGATTTTCGGACGGCGAAGCGGAAATTGGCCGGTTGCGATCTCGTGTTCGTCGATACGGCTGGCCGCAACTTCCGCAACCCGCAATACGTGGATGAACTGCAGCAAACGCTCGAGTTTGACAGCGAAACGGAAACGTTTCTTGTATTCGCCGCCACGGGAAAGTATGACGATATGAAAATGATTTACAACCACTTTTCCCGCCTGCCGATCGATCGGCTGATCGTGACGAAGCTCGATGAGACGGACTCGTTTGGAACGATCGTCAATGTGTTGCTTGACAGCCGGCTTGCCGCCGCCTATTTCACGAACGGGCAAAATGTGCCGGACGACATGGTGGAAGCGTCCGCAGACCGGCTCGTTCATCTGCTGTTTGGGGCGGAGCGATGGTGA